A segment of the Acidimicrobiales bacterium genome:
CGCCGACCTCCGCTCCCGCGGGGTCATCTGACGGCAGGGGACGGCGGTGACAGCCCCGAACGGCAGTCCCCCTCGCGCCGTCGGCCGTCAGCTCCGGTTCGCGGTTCCCGGGAAGTCCGGGGTCCGCTTCTCCTTGAACGCCGCCATGCCCTCGGCCATCTCCGGGGACACCGCGGCCATCGCCTGGGCCTGGGCCTCACGGTCGAGCGACGGGGCGAGCTCGGTCTCGAACGACGCGTTCAACAGCTGCTTGGACAGCCCCAGCGAACGGGTGGGCCCGGCGGCCAGACGCACCGCGAGGGCGTCGGCCTCGGCGGCGAGCGCCTCGACCGAGTCGGCGCAGCGATAGGCCAGCCCCAACGCCACCGCTTCGGCCCCCACCGCGCCCTCCCCGAGCATCACCATCGCCTTGGCCCGGGGCAGTCCCACCAGGCGGGGCAACAGGTACGCCCCGCCGGCGTCGACCACGAGCCCCCACTTGGCGAAGGACCACACGAACCGCGTCTCGGGCTGCACGAGCACGAAGTCACAGGCCAGCGCCAGGTGCGCCCCGGGGCCGACGGCGGTTCCGTTCACCGCCGCCACCGTCGGCTTGTCGAGCTCCCACAGCTCACGGATGAACGCCTGCACCCCCACCCGCAGCGCCTCACTCGTCGTGCGCGGATCGAACGCCGAACCGCCGGCCTCGCTCACCGTGGAGGCCCGCAGGTCCATGCCTGCGCAGAAGGCGTCACCGACCCCCGTGATCAAGAGCGCCCGCACGTCGGCGTCGGCGCGGGCCCGGCGCACCGACGCCACGATGTCGTCGCGCATCTCGACGGTGAGGGCGTTCTTCGCGTCGGGACGGTCCAACGTGATCCGGGCGACGTGGTCGCCCCCCACCTCGTAGCGAATCATGACGCCGACGTTAGCCACACGCTGCTCGGATAGGTTGCCCGCCGATGGCCGACAAGGTGTGCTCGCTCGACGACGCCATGACCCACGTGCGACCCGGCGACGCCATCCACGTCGTCACCAACCACTCCCGTTGGACCGCCGGCGCGCGCCACCTGGTGCGCCACTTCTGGGAGCGCGACCCGCAGTTCACCCTCGTCATGCTCAGCCTGTCGAGCCTCGGCGCGCTGTTCTTCCGCGGCGGGCTCGTGAAGCGGGTGATCACCGGCTACTCCGGCGACGTGTTCCCCAACTTCACCCCGAACCCCTGGTTCGCGAACGCCTACCTGGCCGGCGAGGTCGAGGTGGAGCACTGGTCGTTCCTGACCTTCGCCCAACGCCTGGAGGCGGCGGCCCGCGGCCTGCCCGCCGTGACCACCGGGTCGCTCGTCGGCTCCTCGATGGCCGACAACCCCGGCTACGCCCGCGTCGACACCCCCTTCGGCGAGGTCGGCTTGGTCGAGGCCTACGCCCCGGACGTCACGCTCCTGCACGCCCCGATCGCCGACCGCGACGGCAACCTGGCCTTCGCCGCCCCCCGCCTCGAGGGGGTGTGGGGGGCCCTCGCCGCCCGACGGGGCACCATCGCCACCGCGGAGCG
Coding sequences within it:
- a CDS encoding enoyl-CoA hydratase-related protein — translated: MIRYEVGGDHVARITLDRPDAKNALTVEMRDDIVASVRRARADADVRALLITGVGDAFCAGMDLRASTVSEAGGSAFDPRTTSEALRVGVQAFIRELWELDKPTVAAVNGTAVGPGAHLALACDFVLVQPETRFVWSFAKWGLVVDAGGAYLLPRLVGLPRAKAMVMLGEGAVGAEAVALGLAYRCADSVEALAAEADALAVRLAAGPTRSLGLSKQLLNASFETELAPSLDREAQAQAMAAVSPEMAEGMAAFKEKRTPDFPGTANRS